A single region of the Eremothecium gossypii ATCC 10895 chromosome V, complete sequence genome encodes:
- a CDS encoding AER403Cp (NOHBY530; No homolog in Saccharomyces cerevisiae; Syntenic homolog of Kluyveromyces lactis KLLA0E02222g) codes for MMDPMANLPLSTYPPTDQLGKSQTKPLYITSVQVEDGKDYPLSDGVLKSILSPVLAKPLQSLSSTLASLETIEKNLMYTGLYQDISITLDHDKSRLVNQFLSNIAPKEYDIELPLPVKALVKVLPAPYQRLSLVTTTRDSYASAGGRLASVNKFGLAEVFSLQADVNYTPFSGKLDDKLVDLRCLVPFQNNPSIKAVFDVNYAMLDLYNQPWINEDDQHKQRQIGFNIGIQKQWLSKRLYSPTAFAGVSIVGRNLDGIQLDRASYHVSAWADSSLKTSFVTQFLHSNRKLIGTFPVQGMKFNAVNELVLSQTVAGTPQEETFNKFLVTYEKHVSFLRNLVTTSLDLSCGSLISTKQAAKPMVHIMDQFYLGGLSSLKGFHRNSVGSRGGDLFYRLSLKSSVHLPGTPLDSPLRLQAFFNAGDVFHFRRQIPEDVAAATGLSLVYESPIANLDLTYALPLTSRPVDLAKPGFSFGVAIAYR; via the coding sequence ATGATGGATCCCATGGCCAACCTACCGCTTTCAACTTACCCCCCAACTGACCAACTAGGGAAGTCACAGACTAAGCCATTGTACATCACTTCCGTGCAGGTGGAGGATGGTAAGGACTACCCACTTTCAGATGGAGTTCTCAAGTCCATCTTGAGCCCGGTTCTTGCCAAGCCGCTGCAGAGTTTGAGCTCGACACTGGCATCTTTGGAGACAATCGAAAAGAACCTCATGTATACGGGGCTCTACCAGGACATCAGTATCACGCTAGACCATGACAAGTCTCGGCTTGTGAATCAGTTCCTAAGTAACATTGCGCCTAAGGAATACGATATTGAATTGCCGTTACCAGTCAAGGCATTGGTGAAAGTTCTTCCTGCGCCCTACCAGCGTCTCTCGCTGGTTACGACCACTCGCGATAGCTATGCCTCGGCAGGAGGGCGATTAGCATCGGTGAACAAATTTGGCCTTGCAGAAGTGTTTTCCCTACAAGCTGATGTCAATTACACCCCATTTAGTGGGAAACTTGACGACAAACTGGTTGACTTGAGATGTTTGGTGCCCTTTCAGAACAACCCATCCATAAAAGCCGTATTTGACGTTAATTATGCCATGCTAGACCTCTATAATCAGCCTTGGATCAATGAGGATGACCAGCACAAGCAAAGGCAGATCGGCTTTAACATTGGTATTCAGAAACAATGGCTTTCGAAGAGGTTATACAGCCCCACTGCATTTGCGGGGGTTTCCATCGTTGGCCGGAACTTGGATGGTATCCAGTTGGATCGGGCATCCTACCATGTTTCGGCCTGGGCGGACTCTTCTCTCAAGACCAGTTTTGTCACCCAGTTTCTCCACAGTAATCGGAAGCTCATAGGTACCTTTCCCGTGCAAGGTATGAAGTTCAATGCTGTTAACGAACTAGTTTTAAGTCAAACAGTTGCCGGTACCCCGCAGGAGGAGACCTTCAATAAGTTTTTAGTGACCTATGAAAAGCATGTTTCATTCCTCCGTAACCTTGTTACAACTTCACTCGACTTATCATGTGGTTCCCTTATATCCACGAAGCAAGCTGCGAAGCCAATGGTCCATATCATGGACCAATTTTACCTGGGCGGGCTGTCATCTTTGAAGGGATTTCATCGGAACTCTGTCGGAAGTAGAGGAGGTGACTTATTCTACAGACTTTCCTTAAAGTCGTCTGTCCACTTACCAGGCACGCCGCTGGACTCGCCTTTGAGGCTACAAGCCTTCTTCAATGCCGGTGATGTTTTCCACTTTAGGCGCCAGATCCCAGAAGATGTCGCAGCCGCCACTGGGCTCTCTTTAGTCTACGAATCACCTATAGCAAATTTGGACCTTACTTATGCACTCCCTTTGACCAGCAGACCAGTGGATTTGGCTAAGCCCGGGTTTTCTTTCGGGGTCGCCATTGCATACCGCTGA
- the XRS2 gene encoding Xrs2p (Syntenic homolog of Saccharomyces cerevisiae YDR369C (XRS2)): MWVFKCNYQKSGQLGALQNISCALCPEREFIVGRASKSTLVIEEKGVSRTHLRLEVIDDHVNILLLGSQLKVGGEDASKGSVLPFGPSQSPVILEVGSHSVQCILEWAQWEFKVPNTLLQEDPALLEVIKGLGIRVVTSFSKATTHHIIRPHEDDQDYEKYLFALVKGIPILHLEFLKQFTALLRQPVTDFDPQLRSIQEQHYAFRGFTKKAADLNGLHFIVNRKHDFEMLKYTLEIGGGTVHFCHDINDLSACLKTIPINGALALKYDHGISAEVKKVDDTRYCEVLHSHGIQLFTVHELTKAILYDKLAQLLSKRPPTMMKLVEPVPSTISQTQEMKQESLSPISLGNTTIKDLPRKDKTRKRLKKPQPLDSLSFFAGGLSRQNSSIGGTADLVKQESMSLGADTHYGSPNDVQSLPATQSPKKRRRPKVEPLGNLMTSQLQKAFDDPTISSAKVSPTEQEIIPVRESQAKKTPDPIGAFNGTSQKGSIESNSRKRQPSPGYPYEPLPAGVGNGDILNKQWKSLDEQPPSKKPRMQETDLYSEVMSGSSEEYREELTRSKLNSLDEESIKSRKRTSSEKPVNSCKRRQAPAVPEQNIVDAIKQIKEREVNRIRTTIVELGPEELTEDAIRQLKSLAIVQPVDMLRQQHTVDTVGSSPLTFARKNYKNFKKVWPKYMNRKNSPETRNATAISNRKYLPLELYETDLQSRTLFEDGAPPRQKDNISRSTSTSGLSNDLASNRGKDHPAPGSLFSNHALLGNDNAGPEPIFNFSSRSREDTNSPTASPAPNLTHDNTLFVVDDENEDGDGMADTSIAQRVSRERHATTKPAEPDTAEPRHTRRKHAPRPSAAAADSDEDGEPTFAFKRAR, translated from the coding sequence ATGTGGGTTTTCAAATGTAACTATCAAAAGAGCGGTCAGCTTGGTGCACTGCAGAATATCTCCTGCGCTTTGTGTCCAGAGAGAGAGTTTATCGTAGGAAGAGCAAGCAAAAGTACACTAGTTATAGAGGAAAAAGGTGTATCAAGAACACATCTCCGACTAGAGGTAATAGACGACCATGTCAATATTCTGCTATTGGGATCTCAGCTGAAAGTTGGTGGCGAAGATGCATCTAAGGGATCGGTGTTACCGTTTGGACCATCTCAGAGCCCTGTTATTCTGGAAGTGGGATCACATTCCGTCCAATGCATATTGGAGTGGGCTCAATGGGAGTTCAAGGTCCCGAATACTTTGTTACAAGAAGACCCTGCTTTGCTTGAGGTAATTAAAGGGTTAGGAATACGAGTGGTGACCTCTTTTTCGAAGGCCACTACACATCATATTATTAGACCCCATGAAGATGACCAAGATTACGAAAAGTATTTGTTTGCACTTGTTAAAGGCATACCAATATTGCATCTCGAATTTCTGAAACAATTTACCGCTCTTCTTCGACAGCCTGTTACCGATTTTGACCCACAGCTACGCAGTATACAAGAGCAGCATTACGCCTTTAGAGGCTTTACTAAGAAAGCCGCAGACCTGAATGGGTTGCACTTTATAGTAAACAGAAAACATGATTTTGAAATGCTAAAATATACATTGGAGATAGGAGGTGGAACGGTGCATTTTTGCCATGACATTAATGACTTGAGCGCATGTCTCAAGACAATACCTATTAATGGAGCTCTTGCATTGAAATATGATCATGGGATATCTGCAGAGGTAAAGAAAGTTGACGATACACGATATTGTGAGGTCTTGCACTCGCATGGTATACAGTTGTTTACTGTCCATGAACTAACGAAAGCCATACTGTACGATAAGCTTGCTCAGTTGCTAAGTAAGAGGCCACCCACTATGATGAAATTAGTGGAACCAGTGCCATCTACTATATCTCAAACACAAGAAATGAAACAAGAATCTTTATCACCCATCTCATTGGGAAATACGACTATCAAGGATTTACCGCGTAAAGACAAAACAAGGAAACGGCTCAAGAAACCTCAGCCTCTGGATAGTTTGTCATTTTTTGCAGGTGGTCTATCGCGGCAGAATAGCTCGATAGGTGGTACAGCTGACCTTGTTAAACAAGAAAGCATGAGCTTAGGAGCAGATACTCATTATGGAAGTCCAAACGATGTCCAATCGTTACCCGCGACCCAAAGCCCGAAAAAGAGGAGGCGTCCAAAGGTTGAACCGCTAGGGAATTTAATGACCTCTCAATTGCAAAAAGCTTTCGATGATCCAACTATTTCGAGCGCGAAAGTATCGCCCACTGAGCAGGAAATTATCCCAGTTCGTGAATCACAAGCTAAAAAAACCCCCGACCCCATTGGGGCATTTAATGGCACTTCACAGAAGGGGAGTATAGAATCGAACTCAAGGAAGAGGCAGCCGAGCCCTGGATATCCCTACGAACCCCTACCGGCCGGAGTAGGTAATGGAGATATCCTCAATAAGCAATGGAAATCCTTAGATGAGCAGCCACCTTCTAAAAAACCTAGAATGCAAGAAACAGACCTGTACTCGGAAGTGATGTCGGGAAGTAGCGAAGAGTATCGGGAGGAACTAACCAGATCAAAACTTAATTCCTTAGATGAGGAATCCATTAAGAGCCGAAAGAGAACAAGTTCAGAAAAGCCTGTGAATAGTTGTAAACGTCGGCAGGCTCCTGCTGTACCGGAACAAAACATAGTTGATGCTATCAAACAAATAAAGGAACGTGAAGTCAACCGCATAAGAACCACAATAGTAGAACTGGGCCCCGAGGAATTAACCGAAGATGCTATAAGGCAACTTAAATCGTTAGCGATTGTCCAGCCAGTAGATATGCTCAGGCAACAACATACTGTAGATACAGTTGGTTCGTCGCCATTAACCTTTGCACGGAAGAACTACAAGAATTTTAAGAAGGTGTGGCCCAAATATATGAATCGCAAGAATTCGCCTGAAACAAGGAATGCTACCGCGATCAGTAACAGAAAATATCTCCCATTGGAACTTTATGAAACTGATCTTCAGAGCCGGACGTTATTTGAAGATGGTGCGCCTCCACGACAGAAGGACAATATTTCTCGTTCTACTTCTACAAGTGGCCTCTCGAACGACCTTGCAAGTAACCGCGGAAAGGACCATCCGGCTCCTGGAAGTTTATTTTCGAACCATGCATTACTAGGAAATGATAACGCAGGCCCTGAGCCAATCTTCAATTTTAGTTCCCGTTCCCGCGAGGACACAAATTCTCCTACAGCGTCACCAGCTCCAAACCTGACACATGATAACACTTTATTTGTGGTAGATGACGAAAACGAAGATGGCGACGGAATGGCTGATACAAGCATTGCCCAGAGAGTCTCAAGGGAGAGACATGCTACTACTAAACCTGCGGAACCCGATACGGCTGAGCCACGACACACTCGTCGAAAACATGCTCCCAGACCATCCGCGGCCGCAGCAGACAGCGATGAAGACGGCGAACCAACGTTCGCATTTAAACGCGCACGATGA
- the SAM3 gene encoding bifunctional polyamine/amino acid permease SAM3 (Non-syntenic homolog of Saccharomyces cerevisiae YPL274W (SAM3)), translated as MANLKEMESAKETGSLSSTSLHKQGYAQATSSKGGAFKRALASFKRHEPVLPDDVDLSVLTEYERSNYLLAHQPYQKALSQRHLTMISIGGTLGTGLFIGIGQSLQSGPGTLLIGFLIVGVSIFCVIQSAAELSCQYPVSGSFSSHVSRFIEPSLGFTVSCAYALSWLISFPNELVGLAMTIGYWNEDIPPAVWVLIGYLLVIGLNLFAVRGFAESEFWLSIIKVLAIIIFLIIGIVIICGGGPNNKEGYLGGKYWHDPGAFRPPFFSSLCQTFVSAAFTFGGAELVLLTANESRKIESISRAAKGTFWRIAIFYISTVIVIGCLVPYTSPALDGESIRASPFVIALSNTGSFGTNVSHFMNAVIVAAVLSVCNSCVYAASRVIQSLGACGQLPEIFGYIDKKGRPLVGIGVCAVFGLLAFLVETTKVKDVFNWLFALCSIAAFFVWFCICVSQLRYRRALKVQGFPTEEIAYQSMLGKWSGVIGTLLNFLLICGEIYVSVKDGDVETFFQNCMSIPLLIIFYFCHRLYRRDWKTWLIPARDLDLNTGRKPEDLEMMKHELIVSRARIASSPWYYRAYRFWC; from the coding sequence ATGGCGAACCTCAAGGAGATGGAGTCTGCGAAAGAAACAGGCTCGCTGTCGTCGACATCGCTGCACAAGCAGGGGTATGCGCAGGCGACCAGCTCGAAGGGCGGGGCGTTCAAACGGGCGTTGGCGTCGTTCAAGCGCCACGAACCAGTGCTGCCAGACGATGTGGACCTCTCTGTGCTGACAGAGTACGAGCGGAGCAACTATCTCTTGGCGCATCAGCCGTACCAGAAGGCTCTCTCGCAACGTCACTTGACGATGATATCCATTGGTGGGACCCTAGGTACAGGTCTATTCATCGGCATTGGCCAGTCTTTGCAGAGCGGCCCGGGTACCCTTCTGATCGGTTTTCTGATTGTGGGTGTGTCCATCTTCTGTGTGATTCAGTCGGCAGCAGAGCTGTCGTGCCAATATCCGGTGTCGGGCTCGTTTTCCTCCCATGTGTCGCGTTTCATCGAGCCATCGCTGGGCTTCACCGTGTCTTGTGCGTATGCGCTATCGTGGCTGATATCTTTTCCAAACGAGCTGGTGGGATTAGCTATGACCATTGGTTACTGGAATGAGGATATACCGCCTGCTGTATGGGTGTTGATCGGCTATCTACTGGTTATTGGTCTTAACCTTTTCGCTGTACGTGGCTTTGCGGAGTCGGAGTTCTGGCTTTCTATCATCAAAGTTTTGGCGATCATTATATTCCTTATCATTGGCATTGTGATCATCTGCGGCGGAGGGCCCAATAACAAAGAAGGTTATCTGGGAGGGAAGTACTGGCACGACCCAGGTGCGTTCCGGCCTCCGTTCTTCAGCAGCCTGTGCCAGACATTTGTGTCTGCAGCATTCACATTCGGCGGCGCCGAGTTGGTTTTGCTAACAGCCAACGAATCACGCAAGATTGAGTCCATCTCCAGAGCAGCCAAGGGCACTTTCTGGAGAATCGCCATCTTCTACATTTCCACCGTCATTGTTATCGGATGTCTGGTACCGTACACGTCTCCTGCCTTGGATGGCGAAAGCATTAGAGCATCACCTTTCGTGATTGCGCTATCGAACACTGGCTCCTTTGGCACTAATGTGAGCCACTTCATGAACGCGGTGATTGTTGCAGCAGTGCTCTCTGTCTGTAACTCGTGCGTGTATGCTGCATCTCGTGTGATTCAGTCACTCGGTGCTTGTGGCCAGCTTCCTGAAATATTTGGCTATATTGACAAGAAAGGAAGACCGCTCGTCGGCATCGGTGTGTGTGCAGTATTCGGGTTACTGGCTTTTCTGGTAGAGACTACCAAGGTGAAGGACGTGTTCAACTGGCTCTTCGCCCTCTGTTCCATTGCTGCATTCTTCGTCTGGTTCTGCATTTGCGTCTCGCAGCTGAGATACAGACGTGCTCTAAAGGTACAGGGGTTCCCTACTGAGGAAATAGCCTACCAGTCCATGCTTGGTAAGTGGTCCGGAGTCATCGGGACCCTGCTAAACTTCCTCCTGATATGTGGAGAAATATACGTCTCTGTAAAAGATGGTGATGTGGAGACCTTCTTTCAGAATTGCATGTCCATTCCGCTGTTGATAATATTCTACTTCTGCCACAGACTATACAGACGTGATTGGAAAACGTGGCTGATCCCAGCGCGCGACTTGGATCTCAACACAGGGAGGAAGCCAGAGGACCTCGAAATGATGAAGCACGAACTGATAGTTTCTAGGGCCAGGATTGCGTCAAGCCCCTGGTACTACAGGGCATATAGATTTTGGTGCTAG
- the DXO1 gene encoding Dxo1p (Syntenic homolog of Saccharomyces cerevisiae YDR370C), with amino-acid sequence MADDISTLAGKMRHLTLEKDLIVNVNMKKFPHGPITRRGKERSIRIFSESREVGTAFRQGLVYDLDDKKNLPLLNDEICEYISHRSKSKLIGYVGSDLSVGSETFHPVTSEELHCLHGLLKFIAKWEADNEVNYASRSKFTIVSPRHHILDILMIPFGNERCRLVFTAHRGLFVITLAPSQRPTGINSPSSATRKICYTGFELERLLTATSGTERGSFYSFIEAKLEPDITILLQCEMDAYNPKRQKYTEIKSSVDFNVRNVRHLSKLLKIWAQTALLPSTDILVGFRDPSTHVLKTVVPYSVDQIAEKLYIRDRTRSHPSYFNFNPEVAKDWTHYAIREICERLSSLVDATSSSPQSFLVEIDKNLQMKIRPTVVDYSELLGQWA; translated from the coding sequence ATGGCTGACGACATCTCTACCCTTGCTGGGAAAATGCGCCATCTTACACTGGAGAAGGATCTCATCGTCAATGTTAACATGAAGAAATTCCCCCATGGTCCTATCACACGACGCGGTAAGGAAAGGTCGATTCGTATCTTCTCTGAAAGTCGCGAGGTTGGCACTGCCTTTCGACAGGGCTTGGTATATGACCTGGATGACAAAAAAAACCTGCCCCTTTTAAATGATGAGATATGTGAATATATTTCTCACCGTTCGAAGTCGAAGTTAATCGGGTATGTGGGCTCTGATCTCTCTGTTGGAAGCGAAACATTTCATCCAGTCACCAGCGAGGAGCTTCATTGTCTCCACGGTCTGCTCAAGTTTATTGCTAAATGGGAAGCAGACAATGAAGTTAATTACGCTTCGCGTTCGAAATTCACAATAGTTTCTCCGCGGCATCATATACTTGATATACTTATGATCCCCTTTGGTAACGAGAGGTGTCGGCTTGTATTCACCGCACATCGTGGGCTATTTGTCATTACTCTGGCCCCGTCCCAGAGACCTACAGGTATAAATTCCCCATCAAGTGCCACCAGAAAGATATGCTATACTGGTTTTGAGCTTGAGCGACTGTTAACTGCAACCAGCGGGACCGAACGGGGTAGCTTTTACTCATTTATTGAGGCTAAATTGGAACCAGACATCACAATTCTGCTTCAGTGCGAAATGGACGCATACAATCCAAAACGCCAGAAGTATACTGAAATAAAATCCTCTGTGGACTTCAATGTACGAAATGTCCGGCACCTGAGCAAACTGCTTAAAATATGGGCACAAACAGCGCTGCTCCCATCCACTGATATTCTAGTAGGGTTCAGAGACCCATCAACCCATGTGCTGAAAACAGTCGTCCCTTATAGCGTAGATCAGATCGCAGAAAAACTCTATATAAGGGATCGTACGCGCAGTCATCCATCTTACTTTAACTTTAATCCTGAAGTTGCCAAAGACTGGACACATTACGCCATACGTGAAATCTGCGAAAGGTTATCTTCCCTGGTAGACGCAACCTCATCGTCGCCTCAATCATTTCTGGTAGAGATAGACAAGAACTTACAAATGAAAATAAGGCCTACAGTAGTGGATTATTCGGAGCTTTTGGGCCAATGGGCATAG
- the TIF5 gene encoding translation initiation factor eIF5 (Syntenic homolog of Saccharomyces cerevisiae YPR041W (TIF5)) — MSINICRDNNDPFYRYKMPPLQAKVEGKGNGIKTAVLNAADVARALNRPVAYIIKYFGFELGAQTSIAVDKDRYLVNGAHQPSKLQDVLDGFITKFVLCGSCKNPETEINITKEDDLVRDCKACGQRTPMDLRHKLSSFILKNPPESMKDGSKKKKKAATASANVRGGGVSISDIAQGKSQADAGDEEGDFSDDDELARQINAAASTLQQIEVKDDDWAVDVSEEAVRARALELQGEDGNVSKFSTLDEFGEWVLAGGDSDDELPNDVAIYKKAAELELLQEPKIACVLAQALFDENIVDQISTHAALFQKLFVSDDFEKQFLGGLERFLGLDHPDLIPVLPKVLLQLYNQDIISEEQIIDFGRKCSKKFVPKEVSKKVRRAAKPFITWLENAESDDEDSD, encoded by the coding sequence ATGTCCATCAACATTTGCAGAGACAATAATGACCCCTTCTACCGTTACAAGATGCCTCCACTGCAGGCAAAGGTGGAAGGTAAGGGTAACGGTATCAAGACAGCGGTCCTGAATGCGGCAGACGTTGCGCGTGCCCTTAACCGGCCAGTGGCGTACATCATCAAGTACTTCGGGTTCGAGCTAGGTGCCCAGACATCGATTGCGGTGGACAAGGACCGGTACCTGGTGAACGGTGCGCACCAGCCATCCAAGCTCCAGGACGTGCTGGACGGGTTCATCACCAAGTTCGTGCTGTGCGGCAGCTGCAAGAACCCTGAGACTGAGATCAACATCACGAAGGAAGACGACCTAGTCCGCGATTGTAAGGCCTGTGGGCAGCGGACGCCGATGGACCTACGCCACAAGTTGTCGTCGTTCATCCTCAAGAACCCGCCAGAGTCGATGAAGGACGGATCCAAGAAGAAAAAGAAGGCGGCGACCGCGTCTGCGAACGTCCGCGGTGGCGGTGTCTCCATTTCCGACATTGCACAGGGCAAGTCGCAGGCTGATGCGGGGGACGAAGAGGGCGACTTctccgacgacgacgagctgGCCCGCCAGATCAACGCCGCGGCGTCCACGTTGCAACAGATCGAGGTCAAGGACGACGACTGGGCGGTGGACGTCTCGGAGGAGGCGGTGCGCGCGCGTGCCCTGGAGCTCCAGGGCGAGGACGGCAACGTATCCAAGTTCTCCACCCTGGACGAGTTTGGCGAGTGGGTCCTTGCCGGCGGCGACTCCGACGACGAGCTGCCCAACGACGTCGCCATTTACAAGAAAGCTGCTGAGCTagagctgctgcaggagccCAAGATCGCCTGCGTGCTCGCCCAGGCACTATTCGATGAGAACATCGTCGACCAGATCAGTACACATGCCGCCCTGTTCCAGAAGCTCTTTGTCTCCGACGACTTCGAGAAGCAGTTCTTGGGCGGTCTGGAGCGCTTCCTCGGCCTTGACCACCCCGACCTTATCCCCGTCCTGCCCAAGgttctgctgcagctgtACAACCAGGACATCATCTCCGAGGAGCAAATCATCGACTTTGGCCGCAAGTGCTCGAAGAAGTTCGTGCCAAAGGAGGTTTCCAAGAAGGTCCGCCGCGCAGCAAAACCATTCATCACCTGGTTGGAAAACGCCGAGAGTGACGACGAAGACAGCGACTGA
- the YPR1 gene encoding trifunctional aldehyde reductase/carbonyl reductase (NADPH)/glucose 1-dehydrogenase (NADP(+)) YPR1 (Syntenic homolog of Saccharomyces cerevisiae YDR368W (YPR1) and YOR120W (GCY1)) translates to MSTKATLKASTDTVTLNTGAKIPLFGLGTWQSTDDDASSAVAAALKHGYKHIDTASFYKNEELVGKAVKESGIPREELFITTKVWNDQQRDPAGALDLSLKKLGTEYVDLLLMHWPVPFKEPENSTLDAYKVPRGPDGKVTRDEEWDFVKTWHLMQKLLGTGKVKAIGVSNFSINNLEELLNAEGTTVVPAVNQVELHIRLPQLELVEYCQKKGIVVEAYSPLGSSSAPLLKDATVNKVAEKYGVTPAHVLLNYVANRGIVVLPKSVKESRIISNFEYFKMDEEDIKLLNDIHKKEGVQRFVDPDFSPFPLFQ, encoded by the coding sequence ATGTCCACCAAAGCCACCCTAAAAGCGTCTACGGACACCGTTACCCTAAACACTGGGGCCAAGATCCCACTATTTGGGCTTGGCACCTGGCAGTCGACAGACGATGATGCGAGCAGCGCGGTGGCTGCCGCCCTCAAGCACGGCTACAAGCACATCGACACTGCCTCATTCTATAAGAACGAAGAGTTGGTCGGCAAGGCCGTCAAGGAGTCGGGTATCCCACGTGAAGAGCTTTTCATCACCACCAAGGTGTGGAATGATCAGCAGCGGGATCCTGCTGGCGCCCTAGACCTATCTTTGAAGAAGTTGGGTACTGAGTACGTCGACTTGTTGTTGATGCACTGGCCTGTTCCATTCAAGGAACCGGAAAACAGTACTCTGGACGCATACAAGGTTCCTCGCGGACCAGATGGTAAGGTGACGCGCGACGAGGAGTGGGACTTTGTCAAGACGTGGCACTTGATGCAGAAGTTGCTAGGCACCGGAAAGGTCAAGGCCATTGGTGTTTCGAACTTCTCCATCAACAATTTAGAAGAGCTACTGAATGCCGAGGGCACCACAGTCGTACCAGCCGTCAACCAGGTGGAGCTACATATCCGTTTGCCTCAGTTGGAGCTTGTGGAGTATTGTCAGAAGAAGGGTATCGTTGTTGAGGCATATTCGCCTTTGGGCTCATCCTCTGCTCCATTGCTAAAGGACGCTACTGTGAACAAGGTTGCGGAAAAGTACGGGGTCACTCCAGCTCACGTCTTGCTAAATTACGTTGCGAACCGTGGTATTGTTGTGTTGCCTAAGTCTGTGAAAGAGAGCCGTATCATCTCTAACTTTGAATACTTCAAAATGGATGAGGAAGATATCAAACTGCTTAACGACATTCACAAAAAGGAAGGTGTTCAAAGATTTGTTGATCCAGATTTTAGTCCCTTCCCACTCTTCCAATAG